From bacterium, one genomic window encodes:
- a CDS encoding HEAT repeat domain-containing protein: MFDFLKIRKLKSYNPDVREQAILDLVAANAVKPLIEALRDRECRKAAADALGRLDTAVDPMVKLASDPDAEIRSQAIRILGRIGNDRALEHLLSLLQNANTNLQYEIAGALGGIKNSRAVEALAALLKNPDTGVQYSARSALAESGLPGLEILLSHYGDGNYDCGSAISQIRDPNAVDFLVKLLDSKGYSKYAANALRGIKDPRTADALFKCYQRTGSDDAAIALGEFGDPRALEPLVITLKKENSLAAARCLREINDPRVMQPLCDWILLKKREANSAGTTIPGEISATEEVTATVVAVGKLGDPAAIETLIEVLQYCLKRLERLQTEMAKHPSWEKDSLKDKLTDLARETTRALERLQGR; this comes from the coding sequence ATGTTTGACTTCCTGAAAATCCGCAAACTGAAATCCTACAATCCGGATGTGCGTGAACAGGCGATACTGGATCTTGTTGCAGCGAATGCAGTAAAACCCTTAATCGAAGCGCTTCGGGATCGCGAATGCAGGAAAGCGGCCGCTGATGCGCTCGGCAGACTTGACACAGCAGTCGATCCGATGGTAAAGCTCGCATCCGATCCGGATGCGGAAATTCGGAGCCAGGCAATCCGTATCCTTGGAAGGATCGGCAACGATCGAGCTCTGGAGCATTTACTTTCGCTTCTACAAAATGCGAATACCAATTTGCAATATGAAATCGCCGGTGCGCTTGGCGGGATCAAGAACTCACGCGCGGTCGAAGCACTTGCGGCTCTCCTGAAAAACCCGGATACGGGAGTGCAGTATTCTGCAAGAAGTGCTCTAGCAGAGTCAGGACTCCCTGGACTTGAAATATTACTCTCCCATTATGGCGATGGGAACTATGATTGTGGATCCGCAATCAGTCAGATCCGCGATCCGAACGCTGTCGATTTTTTAGTTAAACTACTGGATTCGAAAGGTTACTCTAAATATGCAGCAAATGCACTGAGAGGAATCAAAGATCCGCGGACCGCTGACGCATTGTTTAAATGTTATCAGCGAACCGGCTCAGACGATGCCGCTATAGCTCTCGGCGAATTCGGCGATCCCCGCGCGCTCGAGCCACTCGTGATTACGCTCAAGAAAGAGAATTCTTTAGCTGCGGCACGATGCCTTCGAGAGATTAATGATCCGCGAGTTATGCAACCACTTTGTGACTGGATTCTGTTGAAGAAGAGAGAAGCCAATTCCGCCGGAACAACCATCCCTGGAGAGATCTCCGCAACAGAAGAAGTCACAGCAACCGTAGTGGCGGTTGGGAAATTAGGGGATCCGGCGGCAATAGAAACGTTGATAGAGGTTCTCCAGTACTGCTTAAAACGATTGGAACGGCTACAGACGGAAATGGCAAAACACCCGAGCTGGGAAAAGGATTCATTAAAGGACAAGTTAACGGATTTAGCCCGCGAAACGACCCGCGCGTTAGAGCGATTGCAAGGACGCTAA